The Punica granatum isolate Tunisia-2019 chromosome 4, ASM765513v2, whole genome shotgun sequence sequence GCCCCGTTGATGTATTCATAGAAAGCCTGCATGCAGTCTCGCAGTTACAACGAGATTCATATTAAGGACTCATTACTTCACGAAAGAAGATAGGGAGCTctataatgaaaaaatttgaGCTTATATTTGCACGGTTGAAGTAACTGCAGCATGAAATCAGAACCTGACCTTGTCCATACGAGCTAGATCAGAGATTATATTCAGAACATCTAATATGACCTCTTTCGGGCTCGAGCAATTAAGCAATCTCCTCATCCTGTTTGGGTCCAGCAAGCCCTTGCCCACAAATTGGACTGCAAGTGGTCGATGGCCTTGATTCACCATTTTAGCTATAAATGCGACCAGTTTTCCACAATCTCTTAGCTCTATATGCTCCAAGCATCGTAACAGAACTCCTGGCAGTCCCACCTGCATGCACATTCAGGCTCAACATAATGAAAAAGTACTCCAATGTACAATTGATGTATGATAAGCCATTGGCGTGTACCTACACAAGCAAATATGAGTGCtcaataaatttcatttttcctaCTCTTACCAATATTTCATTAGAAAGGTCAATGCAAGGAACCTACAACTTATTCAGCAAAAAGTGTAACCTACGAGTTCTTTCATCCTTTTGCTTGCTTTCAGAGTGCTTAAAATTGTATCATACTTGAAAGGTACATTCAAGTGTCCTATGGTAGGCTTTCTACATGTAGAAAACATCTTTTCTGAAGGCCAATATCGCAGTGGGAAAGACTGGAGAaaatgcagaaatgtagttcCTCTACTCCCACAGCAAAAAGTGAACAGGAGAAATCACATATCCAGAGGCATAACACTGGGGGGAAAGGGCTAGAAAACTAACCTCCAAGAGAACTTTAATATATTTTCCCATATCGTCTTCAATTGCTTTGAGAGTGCCTCTGTCTTCGATGCATATTCTGCCACCAGAGATGCCCAAGTTGAGGAGGAACCCACTGCTTACAGAAGCAGTAGCAGATGGCATCCCAGGAGCATTCTGAAGAGCAACAAAGGGAAAAGCTAAGAGATCAATCACAAGATTGATTAAATCCCTCACTCCATCCTTTCCTCCCCCAGGTCCATTCCAGCTCTTCAGAAGCTTTAGATGCACATCGCAAATTAATTCAATGATGAGCTTGATGTGCTCAGTGCTAACCAGAATCTGACGAAATGTTAAAGATCCACCTGAAAGACAGTAATAAATTGCAGATACCATCCACAAAACTCCAACAGGTGATAAGCCGACTCCATCTTTTGCGCCATCAATTTTGTTGGAAGAAGCATTCAAGCTGTTCTCTGATAACAAATTGATAAAGACAAAATGAATGCCGCTTGCACATAACTGTTGAACAGATGACCGGCCTCCCCACTTCAGTGTTGATTCTAGCAGACCTACACATCCATCTTTCAAGCCATGCCAGTACGAGTGTAGACTGCTTGCAGTATCCCTTCCATTCTTATTGGCTAAAGAAATCTTGAGGGACTCACTGAGTATAGAGCTGTGGGGAATTAGAGGTGCAGCGATTTCAGAGACAGGAGACTCAACAGAGCTTCCACTTTCAAGAAACAGGATTGATGCAAATGCCACCATGGCTGATGCGGAACATGTAGATGAAGCTCCTGTCTTGTTGTCTGAAGAAAAATAGTGTGCAAGGAGGGAAAGTCGTGATAGTTGCTTCTTTGAAGAGGTTGTAAGCATAAACAGTGCAGAGTTTCTTCCAGTAAACTTCAAACATTGTGCTACAGTAGCAAGGAGAAGGCATGAATGCTGAACCAAGACAGAGGAATTGGTCGAGTTGCAGTTCCCATTCATTTCTTCTGAATGCGGATCCAACAACGAAAATATAGCTGAGATTATAGTACCATCTCCACCACCACTGACTACAGTTGTGACCGGTAAGGAGCTTGGCAGGCCGCAGAGAAGACTAGGAACAATTTTATTGTGCAGGCAACACCTTGTCAAAAGCTGATGCATGTTGAGTTAGTTTCCTTTAACAGAACAAATTAGATTTACCATGATGAACCAAATTATAgcaaacatatatatcttcTGGCAGGTCACTGCGTCATAAATCTCATTTAGAAGGGCAAGGATATAGAACAGGCTGAAACataattttaaatgaaaatgaagTTGCCCAGAGAAGTTGAACTAGATAAGCACCTGAATACTAGCAGAAGCTGCAGGTTCAAGGCGGTGACAAATGCAATGATCTATAGAGACCTGTATAGGTTTGGATTTGAGAATAGCACCAGTTACTGCATTGACAATTTCTGTTGACTCCTTCCCGGGAAGCATACCTTGTTCGTTTTCCTTGATATCAAGTCGAAGCAAAGAATTGTTCCGCATAGCATATAAAGGAAATTGATAAGCATGGTCCTTTAAGGAAAGGATTTCCAGCAGATAAATCAAGGACCAGAGAGCTGTACATCCTTCACCAGCGGCACGGGAAAAGCTCGAAGAACCTTTCTGGAGACTTGAACCAGCAGTTGCTAAGCAAAGACACAAATGATCCACCAAACCAGAAGTCCTGGCGTGATGCATCATAGATTTCACAGTTTCACGTGCCATAACTGGTGTTCCAGTTGCCTCAGTATTGCTATTAGATGATGCTTTAAGGGTATTAGCTACCTTAGACAAGAACACTGTAATGCAAGCACTGGACTCAGATAGGGTTCGCCCTGATGCAAATCCATTGCAACTAACAACCTGTTTGTGCAACAAAATAAGAGAGGTAGAAGCACAGCAGAGACTGGTTATAACATATGAGCCAACTGATACAAAAATTACCTTTGAGAAAATCTCTAGTATAGTGACCCAGTGATGGGCATATGAACTTGTAGTGTCATCTCCAAGATTACCGACTAGCATTCTCACAATCATCAAACCCTGCCATTTTGAGTTACGAATTGCATTAGCcacaatagatttttttttttttgttgggtaGTGTTGggtacatacacacacacataaatCTGTCACTGCCATCCCTGTACTTTAAAattgcaaaccaaacaaagtaTTTTAAATCCTCTCCTCCCTTTCTCTCCATTTCCTTCAGTCCAAACAAAGTGTGAAGGTTACAACatgaagaaggaaaaattCATGTTACATAGGCCAAGGCAGTCTTTATAAAGTTCTAGGACTAATTTACCTTCACTACCAAGTCATTAAGGTCAAACGCTTTCAACCCAATTAGATTCCCTAAAAATCCAAGAACTTCATTGAGTACTTCAACAACTAAACCATTAGCATTGTTTGCTCCAGCAGCAATAAGGTTAGAAAGAATTTTCAAGGACTGGTTGGCCGAGCTTAGGATGTTTTGATCCCTGCGCAATTGCAAAGAGTATTTAAATACAGCAAATAAGATAAAAGAAGCATACGGCACCTAtatggaagacaaaggatgATGCAAAAAGGTACCTTTGGGAGTCTTTAGACCATTTCTTCAAAGGATGCAACACAATTGTCATTGCTTCATTGTCTTGAATGATTAGTTTTGCCCCTTTGACAGTGCAAGAATTATTTTCCAGTTTGTCCAGTTGTGGGCAACCTGAATAGAAACACTGGTTCAGACCAAAGCCACAGAAGATGGAAAACACTTCCAAGCATCACTAACACTTCCAGTCTTTCTTTATAAGCCAAAAGAGTCTGATTAAGAGGGAAAACATGAAAGTATGAAGTAACAAAGATGGTGAAAACTCGAAATAGTGAGAGAAAGTTGCAAGACAAATGCCATAATTAATCTATAAAATGCCTATAGTTCATTAAGCAGCACGCATCACTTTCAAgtagaaatataaaaatattattaaagaaaacCATACATTTGAAATTTTAGCAAAGTCAAAAAAGAAACCATTTACCTCACAATTTACAATATTTGGTAGAATAAGCAAAAATGGTTTGCTGGGGGAGAAAATTGTATTGAAGGTCGCAAATTAATGTGAGTGTCCCCTCAACAGTTGAAGCAAAAGATCTACATAAAGAACTTTGGGCATACTTAACTCTTTACATTAACCTGTTGCTATAACCAAAAGAAAGATggtagaattttctttttagaacCAAGTTGCTTTTGTTCTCTTTTAGACATTAAAGAAAAGCTTTGATTCATGAAGGCAATAAGAGGGCACAACTTTAGACATACCACCAATTTGTTCTCTGTTTTCAAGTGGTTTATCTTTTAAGATTTGGAAACCCACACATTTGTAAACTAAGACTATGGCATgtaagataaatatatatatatatatatatatttttgggaaATCTGATCATGCTTCCACCAAAGAGTAGCTGACGTATGAAGAATGGAAATTATAAAACTGAAACAAATGAAACAAGTACTGAAATACATGTACCTGACTGTTCCAAATTGTTGGGACAGGCAAATCCTGGGAACTCCTCACATTTTGGTAAGTTTCCAGCAGTCGAATTAGGACCTTTGGATGATGGATCATTTTGAAGACATGAGTCAGCACGGAAGCTACTTTTACCTTTAGGAGGAAAATTGATCATTAATAAAATGCTAAGGTCTAATGGAACACAGATAAAAACTTACGCTTACCCTTGGGACTTGAAACAGTAGACACCTGGCTTTTGTCCACCCTCTGTGCTGCATCATATCCCTCCGATATCATAGTCCGATATTGCATTTCCTAAAAATTTTTCCACATGACTAATAGCTTGTTAGCGGCATTCAAAAGACTACTAATAGAAAAATGTGCGCGGTGGATTCTATGAAGAAATGGGCTAATAGGCTTCTTCATAAAACATGAAATGTAAACTTTGGTAGAAGGTGATCATGGAAACTTCTAGATGAAAAGTTCAACCGAAGGAAAATCATGAATAGCCTTCTTCATAAAACTTATTAGATACCACATATGGTCAATATCTTGAGTCAGAAAGGCTATTTGGTGAATAGCATTCTTGACTCAAAAGTATATTTTCAATAGGACCATACACCCATTCTCTTAAATATAAGGGAAGAATATAATACCTCGGCATCTAGGTCATCTGAAATTTCTCTTACAAATGGGTGTTCAAGAAGAGCAGGCCAACTTAGACGATTCTGGGGTGCCTATGAATCCAAAAACCAAACTTCAGGTCAGAATGAGCAAATACACCGAATATTAAGACAAAATACCAAGCTGGAGCCAGAAAGTATATAACCTTATTCAGCAATCCTTTGAGAAAACTTTTGAAATTTGGGCTCATGTTATCGGGATATTCGACTGGATCCTGGAGCAAAACAGAACCTATTGTATTACATGTTTGTGAGGTGCAATTGGAGATGACAGGATAAAACAAAGGAAAATAGTACCTTGATAATGTGTCTAATGAGAGCATATACTGAATTTGTGTAAAATGGGGGCTGACCAACAAATAATTCATACCTGTTGCACAGCAATTCTGTGAGTAAAATGAGCAAGGACTAGAGAAAAGGCAGCAGAAAGATCACATGGCGACATCTGATACTAGGAATGTTATATAGAGttatcattttttattcttgTTTATTATGATATCAATAGCTCTTGAGATCAATCTAGATGCTGTATGTAATAGGATTCTGATTCTTTGTTTTTCTCAATTACATTGGTACATAGGTTAAATAGAAGAAACTCTAACTCTCTCTCAATTCCAGAAATACGTGGAGATGCAACATACAGTATGACTCCAAGTGACCACAAATCAGCAGTGTGATTGTACGGCTGTTCCCGAACCAGTTCTGGGGCCATGTACAGCGGAGTACCTGAAACAGATATAACAATGCAAAGTGTTATATGAAGCTCTCTCCTGGATCTGATCTTGTCTCTAATAGATAGATCTCTACATAAAGTAAGCCCAACCTTTTATTGATTTGAGAAAGACTGTATTTGTTGACATTGCTCGTGCAAAACCAAAATCACAAAGCTGCATCAACAATAAAAGGACAAGCAAGTTAAGTGCAATAGCAAACAGAGGGTCCCAGAAACAGGGGaagggggggagggggggcgCTAGAGGGGGATGGAATTTTGAActctttgttttatttactttaAATGAATGAGAAAGAATATGGGTTGTTAGAGTAATAGGAAAGCTTCATTAGAAAAAGTCATATATAAGTTTGAAGTGCTAGAAACAACAAAGATTGGAAGGAAGAAGCTTTAACAAAGAGCCACAGATTATCAGAGCTCTCAACCTTAACAACAGCACCAGCGCCGATGAGAATATTCTGTGGCTTCATATCACGATGAATGATGCGATTCGAGTGCAAGTAGTGCAATGCTCTCACCTGAAGATTACAGGCAGCAGACTTCTATTACAACATAACAAAATCAGCAACGAAAAAGCAGTTCTTAGCAGATAAAATCCATTTATTGGGATTGCAAGTTGGAAAAGTACCAACTGTTTTGCAATTGCTTGTACTTGATCTTCAGGTAGGCATTTATCATCCTCAAGTATCTCAAAGAGTTCACCCTGTACATAAGAAATTCTAACAGATCAAGCCTCTGAAAATGGTGCTACTATGGTTGCCTGCACTAGCAGCTGAGATAAATAAGTAGGAGAAAAATAGTGGTCCTATGGGAGGAAGGAGATGCCTACTTGTGCAAATTCTGTAACGACACAGAACTCTTGTGGACTTTCAAAAGCGTCGAGCATTTCAATGATATTTTCATGCTTCAGCTTACGTAAAATCTGCAAGACCAACAAAGGAAGGCACCTACATAAGAGGCTAAGCAACAAACAAAGTGAtcatatcatcaaatattttcaACGATCAAAGATATTGGACTTCATTTGCCAAAACTGACTAGGCTGATTGGTAATAGTGCAAAATTAAACTGAACATCTCTAGGGAATGCAGGTTACACAGATATTGAAGTCATAACTTAATTCAACCACTTCTGATTTCTTATTATTactggaaaaaagtggtaacCTAGTTGGATGGACACTGATTACACTTATTTTCGGAAATGGATGAATATACATACATCAGGCTTTGGTTTGCCCCATCCGAAGAAAACTCACAGAaattttggccaaaaaaaaaattaataaggaaaaggagaagaaaatgGCTGAATTTACATTTACCTCGATCTCTTGCCTTAAATTGAGGATATCCTTTTCACTTTTCCCGTGCTTCATGATGAACTTCATGGCAACAGTCTGAGACCACCATCATATCAACAGGGTGAGGAGACGGGAAGAATTATTATTAGAAGAAGTTAAAACTTGCATGGAGTTGGGAAAGCGAAGTATATTGGAATTTTGTGAACTAGTGGGTACCTGGCTCGTGTACTTCCTCCTTCCCTTATATACCTTTCCAAAGGAACCTTCCCCAACAAGCTCGATTACATGGTAATCTTCAATCCCCATAGGTGGCTGAATGGCAAACTCAGCAAAGCCTTACCTATTTATcaacaagaaagaaagagaagttATGGATGGGAGCTGAGTCGCTTTTGAGCCGAAAGCTAACCATCAGGTGGACAAGTGtgcaaagaaaagaaaagacaagACTTTCGAGCATCAAAATGAATAGTCTAGTTAGTTTTGAGACTAAAGAATAAGATGAGAGGAGCCAAGAAGAGAAGAGCAGTTCGATGGATATGAAGCCACATCTTCACCCTGCACTATGTAGAGTAAGGTAATGCCATGACACTGACAGCCAGACAgagagcagagcagagcagagcagCGAAGAAGGGATTCTAGCCTAACAGTCCAGTTCGCAGTCGTCCGAATCAGAATTAGAAGCTGCCGGAAAAAGTACGTAGTACGTACCTCAGTCAGCACAGAATGGCAATGGAGGAAAACCGACTGTTCGGAGCTGCAAATTTGGAAGGGAGGAGGGGGAAAGAGCAACTGGAAGTGGGAAATGGAGCTTATCGGAAAGAGATGGGATTGATTGCAAaggatcggatcggatcgcCGGCTGGAAAGGAAATgggaaattgaaattgatgaactgaattgaaatttcttgctattattttatttcccgcCCGCCCCTCTGGTTTAGATTTTGAATTGATTTTCAAGGCTCAACCTCAAGCTCGACCGACGCGGACGTGACGGTGATCGTCTCAATCCAATTCAAACTCAAGAGCTCAGTTCCGCATAGGCCCATGGGCTAGTGGACCGGATCATGATCTCCGTATAGGCCCATGGGCTGGTGCGCCAGATAAAAGACGCACACGTCACGTGCCCGTCCATGGCCGCAGCCGATATGTACTGAGTGACCAACCGCGCAGATCAGATCAGCTCAGCTCAGCTGACGCTCCCCGTCTCAGTCCACAATGTTTGCGAGCGAGCAGTGGTGACTGGTGAGCGAGCGCTGCGGAggatagaagaagaagaagtagtAGAAGCTAACCTAGCAGAGAGCAGCCGACCCTCAACTCAAAGTGCTCATTTAACTGTCCGTACACCGCTGCCCGAAGAGGAGGTCGGAGGCCATGTCGGCGGAAATCAAGTCGGAGCAGGCGGCGGTTTCTTCCAACGCGGCCGATCAACCCCTCGATAATGTCGATGCGGTCGCTAATCTCTCGGACAACGGGTGCGCTCTTCTCTCCTTGTCTCACGTCACCTAATACTCTAATCTTGCGCTGCCAGGAGCTGCTTCGCTTGGAGGATGGTGCTCTAGCTTAGTAGCTCCTGCGGGGCGGGGCCTCAAAATGAAGAggtcgaatttttttttttgccgtGAAGGATGGAATTTTATCCATGAGTGAAAAGTGAAACGTTGCTAATGTAAAAACGAACGACAAAAGTGTTGTGTTGCTCACTTTGTCTCCTCCTCTTtgttgaaaatgaaattgtaCAGAGGTACGGTTTCCAAGCCGGAGTTTGCTGAGGAAGAGGTTACACCGGTGATCGAAGCTATTGCATCCACCGGGGCCTTCTGGTATTTGCATTTTCTCCTAGCCTGCTCTTTCTCCATCTTGTATATATGGCATCACTTGTTCTTTCAGATTTCCctttgtaaagaaaaaaagaaatggaccTTGGCATTGGCAATGACGTATTGATTGAGCTCTCCACTGTGCTGAGGGCATCATCAATTTCACCAATTTTTAAACCTTATTATTATGTACTGTGGAATACCGAATTATATATCCTTGTAAAGCAAGCTTTCATTAGTTAAACTTCTTTCTATTGGCGAGGCGGATTTATGTTGTTTATAATACTGCATGCAGGATTGAATGGGATAAGTTGAAGAACTTGCTCTCCTTTAAGCTGAAGCAGGTATGGGGAGGTATGCGAGCACATAGGTTTTCTATTCTTGTTTCAGACATATCGAAAATGTCTTGATTTCTGATGGAAGTTATGATTTCGTCCGTATCTTCTTCCAACTTCTACGGAAAAGGTCTTGTCAGAGTATCCAGAGGGAAAGATGACAGTTGACCAACAAAATGCTTTTCTTGGAGAGACCCACCAGGAACTGGTCCAGAGGTTGGATGAAGGTACGTACTCCTTAGATCTACTTGCCCAGTGCTGAAATTGCTCTAGTTCTGCCCAGAGATGTATTGTTGCATACATGAGAGGGAAACAACCTGTCTCTGTTTATAGTTAAAGGAGTGTAACAAACGATTCCATTAAGTTaccttaatatatatatatatatatatatatcagtgtCTGGGTTCTGGCCTTCTGGTTTGCCATTGGAATTTTGGATATGGTTTTGTACTTATGCTGGGAGCAGCAGAAACATCTCTCCATGAGAAGGAAGAAGCTCGCATCTACTGTTAAGTATCATCACCATAATCAAAGAGAATGCTGTGACCATTGAAGGGACACGACGGACCCCAAAAAACGCCCATCTATATTTAACAGATGATGCCTAGCTTATTATCATCATTGCCTGTGTTATTTATGTGCCCAAATTTATCCTAGCTGTGTTCGTTAGCATATGAATAAATTAAAGTGCATGCTTATGTAGATAATGATGGCAGAGGCGGTAAATAAAACTAGTTACTGGCACATCAACTTCTTGCATAGGAAACAGGGCAAACAGCCAAGTTCTAGTTTCTCCGACTGCATGGGGAATCAAATTGCCTTTGAATTAGCTTGATTGATCAGGTGAACTGGTGCAAGCTCAGTTGATCTGGAGAAGCACTAAAATTGCCTGAATAACCTTTTCAGCAGTGTATATTTAGTTGTCCCTGGTGGAAGTTAGCAACTGTGTATTTCTCTGTCTGTGCAGCTCTTCTTAGCTTTGATGAGGGCCCTCCGTTTACTCTTCAAAGGCTTTGTGAGGTGATTctgtttatttgtatattttggTTATCGGCGAGTTggtttgtttgcttgtcttCTGGCAAGTTAGAGGTTGTAATGCCTGGGTGGTTCTCACTAGTTTGTTTGTGCACCTTGTGCTGGACAGATCTTGTTATCCGCCCAAGGCATATATCCCAAACTCTCGAAGCTTGCTTTAGCACTGGAAAAGGTCAGTAGCTGCTATCGTTAATGGTTCTCAAGTGAAAGCACCAGAAAATCTGCTCTCTTTATTGTGTTATCCGAATTGTGGTGACCCAGTAGAGTAATTTACTTTGGTTGATTGCTATGCAGAATCTGTTGGTAAGCTCAATGTTGACGAGCTGTGTTGATCCTCCCTCTGAAATGATGGTGCAAGGAGGAGATGGTCCAGAGAAAACACTTGGAAAGCCTGAGCAGCAGCAGTCTCCGTTGGAGCAAAATGGAGGTGATGCCGTGATGGGCGACCGGGATGAAACAATGGCAGATGTGGAGGAGGCTGATGAGGAGGGGATCTCGATTGGCGTGGAGACCTTTGAAGAAACAGCCAGGCCATCGGCAACAAACGCAGCTCCGGAACTGGCAACACCAACACCACCAGAAACACCTAGCGACTCTTAGCCAGCCCCCCTTGTTAATCAAACGTTGTATTGTGTAATGGCGAGGGTTAAAAGTCCTCATTATTATCCTCCTCCTACATTGAATTGAGGTGCAAGTTTTACATATCTCCTTGGCGGGATAAATGGGAAGGGGTAATGTCTTACCAGGATCGGATATGTGGTGATGACATGttgtcgtcgtcgtcgtcgtcgacGACGATCTCTTCATTGATTCAAGATATAAAGCAAAAGTGAGGCTGATCTTCAATTCAGCGAGTGGGGTGGATGGGAGGTTTGGATGAGAAGACACTGCAGTATCTTTGGGGGAGAAGTATATGTTTAAAGATTTGAAGCTGTGTGAATTGTTGTTCTTTCTTACGTAGATGATGAAACCACGTGTGCTGTGAGTTTTTATACccgtggggggggggggggggggggggggggggcgcacctatttatctatctattatACTGTTATGTAAAGGGAAGATCCCTCTTCCGTctcactttttctttcctaATTTACccattgaaaatatattttgattaataAGAGCCAATTAATTAAGGgacaaaatagtaaaaattattttcagaactACCCGCTTCTTGCCTGCTTCTAtttttcctctcctctttCCTCTCTCCCCAATTCAACGGCCtccatcctcctcctctctcccCAATTTAACCGTCACCTAATAACATTCtctatttaatattatttattattattatgattttggcaattttttattaactttttttattatagagaccatgaattgaattgaagttaagagaaggaaaaataaatgataaacaTGATGagtctttaatttatttagtttcaAAATACACGAAACGGTGCTTACAAAATCTTTATCTAaagatataatttaatttcaaaataatatgCATTGCAATAATATGTTAATGTTTACAATATAATTAGAATGAGAAGGGTATACTCATAGCTCCACGCTTAGCACGGACAtcaatctatttatttataacttaataattatttttactcACCGATagcttataaaaaaaaacttttcaaataattacaaaaaaatacaattaggctttagaatttttaaatttcacaATTCTATTGTGTTTTCACTTAGTCTAAAGTACGTGGCgtaaaagtaataaaataaaagcacAACACAAGTCTTCatcgatattttttttattttctaatttatgtTCCTGCATAGCATAGGTGCATTTGTTTAGGTACTGTTATTATAAAGCCAAAACCTCCCCATTTATTGAGAAACGTTATCccatatgaaaaaattgagaaaaaaatcacaagtttatatgagatttgggtCCAGCAACTTATAAACTTAAGCTTTTGGATTGCAAATTGGTTCAAGTTTGTGTAGACCCATGTGAGTATTCTATATGATAGCAAAGCGAGTTATGCTTCCGCGCGCTCGTGTAGACTCACACCACACCATATTCAGTTTTGAGGCAGCCAAAAGTACGCATCATGTGGGATAAAGGTGCACCTTTAATTAGGCCCTAGTGTGGACGCTAGTTTGATATTTGTCCCCCCTTACACGAGCATGGTAGAGGATGTCCGGCTTGTggtcagttgttaagggcgggtgtttaagggcacgtgacacaTGTTGGACCACACGTTACCACGTGAGAGCGGATGTTGAGATACGTCATCTCTCatagaaaaattgagaaagaaactaTAAGTTTATATGATATTTGGGTCCAACAACCTAtaaacttaaatttttttgttacagaTTGACTCAAATCTGTATAGActaaagtgaaaattttacgcCTTTCGTCTCACTTTCCTCTTCCAAAAATGCCCttgacatttatttttctaattacaAGAACGACGTAGTTAAGGTTAGAAAAGACCTCCCCACTAACACCACTGCTCTCTCATTATTTCTCTCTTCCTTTATCACTCTCTCTCCAAATGAACATACGTTTCTTTCTCTGCCCTCTCTTAATTCTTTTCAAACTCACATGCaagcgattttttttttg is a genomic window containing:
- the LOC116204459 gene encoding serine/threonine-protein phosphatase 4 regulatory subunit 2-A encodes the protein MSAEIKSEQAAVSSNAADQPLDNVDAVANLSDNGGTVSKPEFAEEEVTPVIEAIASTGAFWIEWDKLKNLLSFKLKQVLSEYPEGKMTVDQQNAFLGETHQELVQRLDEALLSFDEGPPFTLQRLCEILLSAQGIYPKLSKLALALEKNLLVSSMLTSCVDPPSEMMVQGGDGPEKTLGKPEQQQSPLEQNGGDAVMGDRDETMADVEEADEEGISIGVETFEETARPSATNAAPELATPTPPETPSDS